From the bacterium genome, the window TGAACGGATTTGCATTTAGGCCCTGGGTAGGTGCCATCCAATATGGATTCCTGGTGCTCTACGGAAACAATTAACGTCATGTAGGTCAGTTAGTTAGCGAATGAAGGCTATATTTGGCGACGAGCTTTCCCGTTTAGGGCATACGGCTTGCTCTTTATCGATTGTTGCACAACCCCTATCACCTGCACGTTACGTCGCGGTAGCCTGCAAAAAAGTACGAGGTACTTTCATGAGGAATTTTCTGCTAGCGACGTTGGCCCTTCTTCTGGTGTCAGCCAGTGCCTTCGCGGTCCCGGACCTTCAGCTTTACGCTCCCGGCTCGACCTATCAGACCAGCGGTGATGACCCGGAAACCTGGATCATTAACTCAGCCAGTTTCGACCTCTATGTCATCGGCAAGGCCGGCATCAATGATGTTCTGGTCTCCATGGCGCTTGAAGGCTTTGGTGAAAACGACGACGTGAGCGGTGTCAGCATTGTCGTCAATGGCGTCGCCTACAACAATTTTGTCTGGGGTGTTCCGCCGATGGCGACCCTGGAATCGACGCGTGGTGATCTCTCCAAGCATGGTGTTTTCCCGGCCTGGTACGCTGAATTCGATGCCGGCGAC encodes:
- a CDS encoding choice-of-anchor N protein, whose amino-acid sequence is MRNFLLATLALLLVSASAFAVPDLQLYAPGSTYQTSGDDPETWIINSASFDLYVIGKAGINDVLVSMALEGFGENDDVSGVSIVVNGVAYNNFVWGVPPMATLESTRGDLSKHGVFPAWYAEFDAGDFAAMGGIDDCVGGSYDPLIDGYLANSNTLGQYRSFSIEVIGAAGAHFDAYNLKLDNRGNTVIDKFAPFSHDAASHGYTPEPATMLLFGLGLAGGAISRRFSKK